The following coding sequences are from one Oncorhynchus kisutch isolate 150728-3 linkage group LG23, Okis_V2, whole genome shotgun sequence window:
- the LOC109879866 gene encoding exosome complex component RRP4 — protein sequence MAANMRLPTIRKQVSLSSSLSALDGKDLVVPGDVITSDTGFMRGHGTYMDEEKLTASVAGEVERVNKLICVRPLKTRFNGEVGDVVVGRITEVQQKRWKVDTNSRQDSVLLLSSVNLPGGELRRRSAEDELTMRVYLQEGDLISAEVQSVFSDGALSLHTRSLKYGKLGQGVLVQLSPSLIKRQKTHFHNLPCGASIILGNNGFVWLYPTPGHQDEEAGGYYTSLEPVSLSDREVISRLRNCLLALGAHKVLLYDTSVLYCYESSLPHQIKDILKPEVMEEIVMMTRQKLVELEG from the exons ATGGCTGCGAATATGAGATTGCCAACTATTCGGAAACAAGTATCGTTATCATCCTCTCTGTCTGCTTTGGATGGAAAAGATCTAGTTGTTCCCGGTGATGTGATCACATCAGATACAGGGTTTATGAG GGGTCATGGGACTTACATGGATGAAGAAAAACTAACAGCCTCTGTggcaggagaggtggagagagtgaacaagCTCATCTGTGTACGGCCGCTCAAGACCAG GTTCAACGGGGAGGTTGGAGATGTGGTGGTTGGGAGGATCACAGAG GTGCAGCAGAAGCGCTGGAAGGTGGACACCAACTCCAGACAGgactctgtgttgctgctgtccTCTGTCAATCTGCCCGGAGGAGAGCTG AGGAGACGGTCAGCAGAAGATGAGCTCACCATGAGAGTCTACCTTCAGGAGGGGGACCTCATCAGT GCAGAGGTACAGTCTGTTTTCTCAGATGGGGCGCTCTCTCTTCACACCCGCAGTTTAAAGTAtggaaag TTGGGGCAAGGAGTTCTTGTGCAGCTATCTCCCTCTTTGATCAAGAGACAGAAAACCCACTTCCACAACCTGCCTTGTGGGGCCTCCATCATCCTGGGCAATAATGGCTTTGTGTGGCTGTACCCCACCCCAGGACATCAGGATGAGGAGGCTGGAGGATACTACACCAGTCTTGAG cctgtctctctctcagatcGGGAGGTGATCTCACGGTTGAGGAACTGCTTGCTGGCCTTGGGGGCACACAAGGTGCTTCTGTACGACACCAGTGTGCTCTACTGTTACGAGTCATCACTCCCACACCAG ATCAAGGATATCTTAAAACCAGAGGTGATGGAGGAGATTGTGATGATGACACGTCAGAAACTTGTCGAACTGGAGGGTTAG